A genomic segment from Segniliparus rotundus DSM 44985 encodes:
- a CDS encoding MFS transporter: MATTLVGSSSASVDTARDSRRGEGGHGRCRFPGEVAQEHVVSVVGRGGLARPLVAGQAIGASGYLALFFILPDAPLWLLISLSAPTGIGIGITAPSMTMALLDSTRAELAGVASGVLNPARQIGSVLGTALFGSLLAGDHGIGHGVRISTLIAFILTAITCFTSYLCIRPNPTVTMPGNTVSSKQ, encoded by the coding sequence GTGGCCACAACCCTGGTCGGTTCATCCTCAGCAAGCGTCGACACTGCACGGGATAGCCGACGAGGCGAAGGCGGGCATGGCCGATGTCGCTTTCCTGGCGAAGTTGCCCAAGAGCATGTTGTCTCGGTTGTGGGACGAGGAGGACTGGCTCGACCGCTCGTCGCGGGACAGGCTATCGGTGCTTCCGGTTATCTCGCGCTCTTCTTCATTCTCCCAGACGCGCCACTGTGGCTGCTGATCAGCTTGAGCGCCCCGACTGGTATCGGCATCGGCATCACCGCACCGTCCATGACGATGGCGCTGTTGGACTCGACTCGCGCAGAACTGGCCGGCGTAGCCTCAGGTGTCTTGAACCCTGCTCGCCAGATCGGCAGCGTGCTCGGCACCGCTCTTTTCGGGTCCTTGCTCGCTGGAGACCATGGCATCGGGCACGGGGTGCGGATTTCAACACTTATCGCCTTCATCCTGACCGCGATAACATGCTTCACCTCGTACCTCTGCATCAGACCCAATCCCACAGTCACAATGCCCGGCAATACAGTCAGCAGCAAGCAATAG
- a CDS encoding amidohydrolase family protein, whose amino-acid sequence MFDAHFHVIDPDHPLIPNQGFLPEPFTVQDYRKHADAHGITGGAVVSGSFQGFDQGYLLSALRQLGPGWAGVTQLDPAVSDEEILRLDKAGVRAVRFTLARGGEFDIDLAKRAHDVAGWHTELYVDGAQLPGLLPLLKQLPLVSVDHLGLSEEGLPHVLEAADRGVRVKATGFGRVRLDVAAALRRIDAVNPQALLFGTDLPGTRAPRPFRASDLDQITQVLGDDALDRLADNGRAWYRVNQPAPAST is encoded by the coding sequence ATGTTCGACGCCCATTTCCATGTGATCGACCCAGACCACCCGCTCATCCCCAACCAAGGCTTCCTGCCCGAACCATTCACCGTGCAGGACTACCGCAAGCACGCCGACGCGCACGGCATCACCGGCGGGGCCGTCGTGTCCGGCTCCTTCCAAGGCTTCGACCAAGGCTACCTGCTCTCCGCGCTGCGCCAGCTCGGCCCCGGATGGGCCGGGGTCACGCAGCTTGACCCCGCCGTCTCGGACGAAGAAATCCTGCGCCTCGACAAAGCCGGCGTGCGCGCGGTGCGCTTCACCCTGGCCCGCGGCGGCGAATTCGACATCGATCTCGCCAAGCGCGCGCACGACGTCGCAGGCTGGCACACAGAACTCTATGTCGACGGCGCCCAACTCCCCGGCCTTCTGCCGCTCCTGAAGCAACTGCCCCTGGTCAGTGTCGACCACCTGGGGCTCAGCGAAGAAGGCCTGCCGCATGTGCTCGAAGCCGCCGACCGAGGCGTCCGGGTCAAAGCCACCGGATTCGGCAGGGTCCGGCTCGATGTCGCCGCGGCCCTGCGGCGCATCGACGCAGTGAACCCCCAAGCGCTGCTCTTCGGCACGGACCTGCCCGGCACCAGGGCGCCGCGCCCCTTCCGCGCCTCAGATCTGGACCAGATCACCCAGGTCCTCGGCGACGACGCCCTCGACCGCCTCGCCGACAACGGCAGGGCCTGGTACCGGGTCAACCAGCCCGCCCCGGCCTCCACCTAG
- a CDS encoding aldo/keto reductase has translation MDSGGNSRRRPTDALHASPRRLCAEHIDLYQLHRQDRHTDLDEALGVLSDFVRSGTVRAVGASGYPAKMIVEALWLAERRRHARAKIHQPPYSIFKLAAIAPRAQEQRDDLLCGVSARLDDTTLDAIVVPGSGFNPADADWTPRPLTETRLRRQGRSSPIDQPSLPEWSKTDKKEETP, from the coding sequence TTGGACAGCGGAGGGAACTCGCGGAGGCGCCCGACCGACGCCCTGCACGCGAGCCCACGCCGGCTTTGCGCCGAACATATTGATCTCTACCAATTGCATCGCCAGGACCGGCACACCGACCTCGACGAGGCTCTGGGCGTTTTGTCCGATTTCGTGCGCAGCGGCACAGTCCGGGCCGTGGGAGCCTCAGGATATCCGGCCAAAATGATAGTCGAGGCGCTCTGGCTCGCCGAACGCCGCCGCCATGCCCGCGCAAAAATCCACCAGCCTCCGTATTCGATCTTCAAGCTCGCCGCTATCGCGCCGCGCGCCCAGGAACAACGCGACGATTTACTCTGCGGCGTGTCGGCGCGGCTGGACGACACGACGCTCGATGCGATCGTGGTCCCGGGTTCCGGGTTCAATCCCGCTGACGCAGACTGGACACCCCGGCCTCTGACCGAGACCAGGCTCCGAAGACAGGGCCGCTCCTCTCCGATCGACCAGCCATCCCTGCCCGAATGGAGCAAGACCGACAAGAAAGAAGAAACGCCATGA
- a CDS encoding carboxymuconolactone decarboxylase family protein has product MSKNQASNLSAEEVFAAVVGEAGTRDLSPLADIAPDFVQLTMEHGYGRIYNREGLSLRDRELATISALAAIGGCEGQLRAHLHGALNVGLNAKEIVEAFIQVSSFAGFPRAINALVIAKTVFQEHGVSPLD; this is encoded by the coding sequence ATGAGCAAAAACCAAGCTTCGAACCTCTCCGCCGAGGAAGTTTTCGCCGCTGTCGTAGGAGAGGCCGGGACTCGCGATCTCAGCCCGCTCGCCGATATCGCCCCAGACTTCGTCCAGCTCACCATGGAACACGGCTACGGCAGGATCTACAACCGAGAGGGGCTCTCCCTGCGCGACCGAGAGCTCGCCACCATCTCGGCGTTGGCCGCGATCGGCGGCTGTGAAGGCCAATTGCGAGCGCATCTGCACGGCGCGTTGAATGTGGGCCTCAACGCCAAAGAGATCGTTGAGGCATTCATCCAAGTTTCCTCCTTCGCCGGATTCCCAAGAGCCATCAACGCCCTCGTCATCGCAAAAACCGTGTTTCAAGAACACGGAGTCTCCCCTCTTGACTGA
- a CDS encoding PPOX class F420-dependent oxidoreductase — MSIIPEGYEDLLQRPLYGHLATIRPDNSPQVNPMWFAWDGELIRFTNTSKRQKCKNLQAKPHFAMSVTDPDNPYRYLEVRGDLVEVVPDPGAKFFLELCVRYSAPYTEPPADAADRVIIVVRPTTTSKQ; from the coding sequence GTGAGCATCATCCCCGAAGGTTACGAAGATCTGCTTCAGCGGCCCCTCTACGGGCACTTAGCAACCATCCGTCCTGACAACTCGCCCCAAGTGAACCCGATGTGGTTCGCCTGGGACGGCGAACTCATCCGGTTCACAAACACCAGCAAACGCCAGAAGTGCAAGAACCTCCAAGCGAAACCCCATTTCGCCATGTCTGTCACCGACCCAGACAATCCCTACCGGTATCTTGAGGTGCGCGGAGATCTCGTTGAGGTCGTGCCTGACCCTGGCGCGAAATTTTTTCTCGAGCTCTGCGTCCGCTACAGCGCCCCATACACCGAGCCGCCCGCCGATGCCGCAGACCGCGTCATCATTGTGGTTCGACCGACTACGACAAGCAAGCAGTGA